One window of Cucurbita pepo subsp. pepo cultivar mu-cu-16 chromosome LG19, ASM280686v2, whole genome shotgun sequence genomic DNA carries:
- the LOC111781043 gene encoding mucin-5AC-like isoform X2: MNRNWRESIAGGRNGSVLSQNRHGHSFTGISRDSDENLDLFSKNRRSLSVAASEDSFDASVKLGRLSFGSVKMAKSGIDDMLSSAEEGKHDYDWLLAPPGTPLFPSSSRNEVQSTVAGPRSSMLVGSSSTTKALRLSVSQSASSNPSRPSRSSSVSRSSVSAPQNSSYSNRSSSILNTSSGSVSSYVRPSSPSTRNSSIARTSTPSSRLTPSRSSTPSRARPSLTSSSIEKPRKTQSSRPSTPSSRPQIPANLSTPAPRSNSRPSTPTRRNSAPSLSSVVGTPSSTGRILSANGRSSTSSSRQSSPSPRVRAAPQPIVPPDFSLDTPPNLRITLPDRPISAGRSRPTPAASVRGSSEPTSTVTMPRRAASPNVSRGRLTDTPGRGRVNTNGHLSDNPESRTLSSSSDLGGRRPVRTSSTSTAESNGYGRSISKKSLDVDIRNGPGIMRSGSGNTLFPHSIRSATSKTPSVTSSNSDAIGTDFQRSSNNNMERGNHFHPDGGENGRFCGSLNHLDMYESSRYESILLKEDLKNTNWLHSADDKTDLSSILDYGFEALPEPFGLL; encoded by the exons ATGAACCGCAACTGGAGGGAGTCGATCGCTGGTGGCCGGAATGGTTCTGTCTTGTCGCAGAATCGCCATGGACATAGCTTCACTGGAATCTCCAGAGATTCTGATGAGAATCTGGATCTCTTCTCCAAGAATCGTCGGAGTCTCTCAGTTGCTGCCTCCGAAGATTCCTTTGATG CGTCGGTGAAATTGGGGAGGCTTTCATTTGGATCGGTGAAAATGGCTAAGAGTGGGATCGATGATATGTTGTCGTCGGCTGAGGAAGGAAAACACGATTATGACTG GCTTCTCGCTCCTCCTGGGACTCCTCTTTTCCCTTCATCCTCTAGAAATGAAGTTCAATCTACTGTAGCGGGACCGAGAAGCAGTATGTTAGTCGGATCGTCTTCAACAACAAAAGCTTTGAGG CTTTCAGTTTCACAATCAGCGAGTAGCAATCCTTCTAGGCCATCTAGGAGCAGTTCCGTGTCTCGGTCCTCTGTCTCCGCCCCACAGAATAGTAGTTATTCCAACAGGTCTTCATCGATTCTTAATACAAGCTCGGGTTCGGTTTCCTCTTATGTAAGGCCTTCCTCCCCAAGCACACGCAATTCATCTATTGCAAGAACTTCTACTCCATCCTCACGCTTGACACCATCAAGGTCCTCGACTCCTTCAAGGGCCCGTCCATCCCTCACCAGCTCCTCCATTGAAAAACCAAGGAAAACACAAAGTTCAAGGCCGTCCACTCCTAGTTCCAGGCCTCAAATTCCTGCAAATTTGAGTACTCCTGCACCCCGGTCGAATTCCCGCCCATCTACACCCACTCGACGAAATTCCGCTCCTTCACTCTCTTCTGTAGTTGGCACTCCATCTTCTACAGGGCGTATTCTATCAGCTAATGGACGCAGTTCAACTTCATCATCTCGACAAAGTTCCCCTAGTCCTCGAGTTCGGGCTGCACCTCAGCCAATCGTCCCCCCTGATTTTTCCCTTGATACCCCTCCAAACCTCAGAATAACATTGCCAGATAGGCCAATTTCGGCTGGTAGATCCCGTCCAACTCCTGCTGCATCAGTTAGAGGGAGTTCCGAGCCTACATCAACCGTTACCATGCCTAGAAGAGCAGCATCCCCTAACGTCTCAAGGGGTAGGCTAACAGACACACCTGGAAGGGGTCGAGTGAATACCAATGGACACCTCAGCGACAATCCTGAAAGTAGGACACTTTCAAGTTCTTCTGATTTGGGCGGACGGAGACCTGTGAGGACTTCTTCTACCTCTACAGCAGAAAGCAACGGATATGGAAGGTCTATTTCAAAGAAATCACTTGATGTG GATATAAGAAATGGCCCTGGAATCATGCGCTCAGGTTCAGGCAATACTCTATTTCCCCACAGCATCCGATCGGCCACTTCCAAAACTCCGTCCGTTACTTCAAGCAACTCCGATGCCATCGGTACTGACTTCCAAAGGAGCAGTAACAACAACATGGAGAGAGGGAACCATTTTCATCCTGATGGAGGAGAGAATGGAAGATTTTGTGGAAGCTTGAATCATTTGGACATGTACGAAAGCTCCCGTTACGAATCGATATTGCTGAAAGAGGACTTGAAGAACACGAATTGGCTGCACAGCGCAGATGATAAAACGGATTTAAGTTCCATTTTGGATTATGGATTTGAAGCTCTGCCTGAACCTTTTGGCCTGTTGTAG
- the LOC111781043 gene encoding mucin-5AC-like isoform X1, with translation MNRNWRESIAGGRNGSVLSQNRHGHSFTGISRDSDENLDLFSKNRRSLSVAASEDSFDASVKLGRLSFGSVKMAKSGIDDMLSSAEEGKHDYDWLLAPPGTPLFPSSSRNEVQSTVAGPRSSMLVGSSSTTKALRLSVSQSASSNPSRPSRSSSVSRSSVSAPQNSSYSNRSSSILNTSSGSVSSYVRPSSPSTRNSSIARTSTPSSRLTPSRSSTPSRARPSLTSSSIEKPRKTQSSRPSTPSSRPQIPANLSTPAPRSNSRPSTPTRRNSAPSLSSVVGTPSSTGRILSANGRSSTSSSRQSSPSPRVRAAPQPIVPPDFSLDTPPNLRITLPDRPISAGRSRPTPAASVRGSSEPTSTVTMPRRAASPNVSRGRLTDTPGRGRVNTNGHLSDNPESRTLSSSSDLGGRRPVRTSSTSTAESNGYGRSISKKSLDVATRHMDIRNGPGIMRSGSGNTLFPHSIRSATSKTPSVTSSNSDAIGTDFQRSSNNNMERGNHFHPDGGENGRFCGSLNHLDMYESSRYESILLKEDLKNTNWLHSADDKTDLSSILDYGFEALPEPFGLL, from the exons ATGAACCGCAACTGGAGGGAGTCGATCGCTGGTGGCCGGAATGGTTCTGTCTTGTCGCAGAATCGCCATGGACATAGCTTCACTGGAATCTCCAGAGATTCTGATGAGAATCTGGATCTCTTCTCCAAGAATCGTCGGAGTCTCTCAGTTGCTGCCTCCGAAGATTCCTTTGATG CGTCGGTGAAATTGGGGAGGCTTTCATTTGGATCGGTGAAAATGGCTAAGAGTGGGATCGATGATATGTTGTCGTCGGCTGAGGAAGGAAAACACGATTATGACTG GCTTCTCGCTCCTCCTGGGACTCCTCTTTTCCCTTCATCCTCTAGAAATGAAGTTCAATCTACTGTAGCGGGACCGAGAAGCAGTATGTTAGTCGGATCGTCTTCAACAACAAAAGCTTTGAGG CTTTCAGTTTCACAATCAGCGAGTAGCAATCCTTCTAGGCCATCTAGGAGCAGTTCCGTGTCTCGGTCCTCTGTCTCCGCCCCACAGAATAGTAGTTATTCCAACAGGTCTTCATCGATTCTTAATACAAGCTCGGGTTCGGTTTCCTCTTATGTAAGGCCTTCCTCCCCAAGCACACGCAATTCATCTATTGCAAGAACTTCTACTCCATCCTCACGCTTGACACCATCAAGGTCCTCGACTCCTTCAAGGGCCCGTCCATCCCTCACCAGCTCCTCCATTGAAAAACCAAGGAAAACACAAAGTTCAAGGCCGTCCACTCCTAGTTCCAGGCCTCAAATTCCTGCAAATTTGAGTACTCCTGCACCCCGGTCGAATTCCCGCCCATCTACACCCACTCGACGAAATTCCGCTCCTTCACTCTCTTCTGTAGTTGGCACTCCATCTTCTACAGGGCGTATTCTATCAGCTAATGGACGCAGTTCAACTTCATCATCTCGACAAAGTTCCCCTAGTCCTCGAGTTCGGGCTGCACCTCAGCCAATCGTCCCCCCTGATTTTTCCCTTGATACCCCTCCAAACCTCAGAATAACATTGCCAGATAGGCCAATTTCGGCTGGTAGATCCCGTCCAACTCCTGCTGCATCAGTTAGAGGGAGTTCCGAGCCTACATCAACCGTTACCATGCCTAGAAGAGCAGCATCCCCTAACGTCTCAAGGGGTAGGCTAACAGACACACCTGGAAGGGGTCGAGTGAATACCAATGGACACCTCAGCGACAATCCTGAAAGTAGGACACTTTCAAGTTCTTCTGATTTGGGCGGACGGAGACCTGTGAGGACTTCTTCTACCTCTACAGCAGAAAGCAACGGATATGGAAGGTCTATTTCAAAGAAATCACTTGATGTGGCCACCAGACATATG GATATAAGAAATGGCCCTGGAATCATGCGCTCAGGTTCAGGCAATACTCTATTTCCCCACAGCATCCGATCGGCCACTTCCAAAACTCCGTCCGTTACTTCAAGCAACTCCGATGCCATCGGTACTGACTTCCAAAGGAGCAGTAACAACAACATGGAGAGAGGGAACCATTTTCATCCTGATGGAGGAGAGAATGGAAGATTTTGTGGAAGCTTGAATCATTTGGACATGTACGAAAGCTCCCGTTACGAATCGATATTGCTGAAAGAGGACTTGAAGAACACGAATTGGCTGCACAGCGCAGATGATAAAACGGATTTAAGTTCCATTTTGGATTATGGATTTGAAGCTCTGCCTGAACCTTTTGGCCTGTTGTAG
- the LOC111781059 gene encoding acetyltransferase NSI-like, translating into MMSQKLIAASSPSQVFLLDCKSKGSNSLLVPRNLNYGFTRASKKLKVCRLRVGFWDSIKSGFLNNNTTQVVEPPSTLQEEEEEPLPEEFVLTETTLPDGTIEQIIFSTGGDVDIYDLQALCDKVGWPRRPLNKLDVALRNSYMVAALHSTRKSPVSEENTPKKLIGMARATSDHAFNATIWDVLVDPSYQGQGLGRALVEKLIRALLQRDIGNIALFADSQVVEFYRNLGFKPDPEGIKGMFWYPKHHN; encoded by the exons ATGATGTCTCAGAAACTCATCGCCGCTTCTTCTCC AAGCCAAGTTTTTCTGTTGGATTGTAAGTCTAAAGGATCGAACTCGTTGCTGGTTCCTCGCAATCTGAACTACGGCTTCACTAGAG CGAGCAAAAAGCTGAAGGTATGTCGACTCCGAGTTGGCTTTTGGGACTCTATCAAATCCGG GTTCTTGAATAATAATACTACCCAAGTGGTCGAACCTCCTTCCACGCTtcag gaagaggaagaagaacctTTGCCCGAGGAGTTTGTTCTCACTGAAACGACATTACCGGATGGAACAATTGAACAAATAATATTCTCTACGGGTGGAGATGTTGATATATATGATCTTCAAGCCCTTTGTGATAAG GTAGGTTGGCCACGTAGACCGCTAAACAAATTAGATGTAGCCCTTAGAAACAGTTATATGGTAGCTGCACTACATTCAACTCGGAAATCTCCTGTTTCAG AGGAGAATACACCAAAGAAGCTCATTGGTATGGCTCGTGCCACATCAGACCATGCGTTCAACGCTACAATTTGGGATGTTCTTGTGGATCCTTCTTATCAG GGTCAAGGCCTAGGCAGGGCCCTTGTTGAAAAGCTTATAAGGGCACTTTTGCAAAGGGATATTGGCAATATAGCACTCTTTGCAGATAGCCAAG TGGTAGAGTTTTACCGGAATCTAGGCTTCAAACCCGACCCCGAAGGAATTAAAGGCATGTTTTGGTACCCGAAACATCATAATTAG
- the LOC111781604 gene encoding probable LRR receptor-like serine/threonine-protein kinase At1g06840, with protein sequence MSSLIIFYVSAVAALLAIKRSLIDPMDHLKNWTKGDPCIVGWTGVVCNSINGTVGNLRVKELLLNGNKLSGSLPDELGNLTKLIRFQVDENQLSGPIPKSYANLINLKHIHFNNNTLSGQIPSELSTLPKLIHLLLDNNKLSGSLPPELSSLPVISILQLDNNNLEGEIPASYENFSTLVKLSLRNCGLEGQILNFSKNANLSYLDLSWNHFTGPIPPYNLSSQMTTIILSHNHLNGSIPSSFSGLPALQKLSLENNTLNGSVPSSLWEKVVFNSSARLLLRSSSTFNESCPVRGCPTDVFFEYVPDAPDPCFCAAPLGIGYRLKSPSFSYFPPYKYSFQEYVTKELTLDKYQLSIDSYDWEGSRMRMYLKIFPLFDSGSHLLNDNETLRITEKFMSWNFTRNDLFGPYELLNFTFPGHSQIVTLPREKVGIGTGILAAIIVGSVTCVVLIVAVVILLFTRRSSSRNNLSRRNFSSVIGMKIDGVKAFSFKEMQSATGYFNCSSQVGHGGYGKVYKGILSDNSVVAIKRAEEGSLQGQKEFLTEIHLLSRVHHRNLVSLIGYCDEEGEQMLVYEFMSNGTLRDWISGCEFSAKTAVNLNFRRRLQIALGSAKGILYLHTEANPPIYHRDIKSRNILLDAKLTAKVADFGLSRLAPDLDYEGDASGHVSTVVKGTPGYLDPEYFLTHKLTDKSDVYSLGVVLLELLTGMHPISHGKNIVREVKLAHQLGTMLSIVDTRLGSVSAECLERFAALALSCCHDKPEDRPSMRVVVRELENILNMMHDDSGTLCSNLSPSSSTGLPSSPTSTSASASYIARDQFASGSISGSDLISGVEPAIRPR encoded by the exons ATGAGTTCTTTGATAATCTTTTATGTATCTGCAGTTGCTGCATTGCTAGCAATAAAGAGGAGTCTAATTGATCCTATGGATCACCTTAAAAACTGGACTAAGGGAGATCCTTGCATTGTTGGTTGGACTGGAGTGGTATGCAACTCTATCAATGGAACTGTTGGGAACTTACGTGTCAAAGAACT ACTCTTAAATGGAAATAAACTATCTGGTTCTCTTCCAGATGAGCTTGGTAATCTTACAAAACTCATCCGATTCCAAGTAGATGAGAATCAACTTTCAGGGCCAATCCCAAAATCATATGCTAACTTGATCAATCTGAAGCACAT CCACTTCAATAACAACACACTCAGTGGTCAAATTCCATCTGAGCTTTCCACATTACCCAAGCTTATTCACTT GCTTTTGGATAACAATAAATTGTCGGGTTCTCTGCCACCGGAACTTTCGAGCTTGCCAGTTATAAGCATTCT GCAACTTGATAACAACAACTTGGAAGGAGAAATTCCAGCatcttatgaaaatttttctaCATTAGTGAAATT AAGTCTTAGGAATTGCGGCTTGGAGGGACAGATTCTTAACTTTAGCAAGAATGCAAACCTCAGTTACTT GGATCTTAGCTGGAACCATTTTACTGGACCCATACCACCATATAACCTCTCTTCTCAAATGACAACGAT AATTTTGTCACACAACCATCTGAATGGATCTATCCCCAGCAGTTTCTCCGGTCTTCCTGCCCTCCAGAAACT GTCACTTGAGAACAACACTCTAAATGGCTCTGTACCTTCATCTCTATGGGAGAAAGTGGTCTTCAATTCGAGTGCTCGACTTTTACT TAGAAGCTCGAGCACCTTCAACGAATCATGTCCAGTCAGAGGTTGTCCAACAGATGTTTTTTTCGAATACGTGCCAGACGCCCCAGATCCATGCTTTTGTGCAGCACCCCTTGGGATAGGATATAGGCTAAAGAGTCCAAGTTTTTCCTACTTTCCTCCATACAAATATTCATTTCAAGAATATGTGACAAAGGAACTCACTTTGGATAAGTATCAATTGTCGATCGATTCATACGATTGGGAAGGATCTCGTATGAGGATGTATCTTAAGATTTTCCCATTATTTGATAGTGGTTCTCACTTGTTGAATGACAATGAGACGCTTCG AATTACAGAAAAATTTATGTCATGGAATTTTAC TCGTAATGACCTCTTTGGCCCGTACGAGCTTCTCAACTTCACGTTCCCCGGCCATTCTCAGATCG TCACTCTCCCTAGAGAGAAGGTGGGGATTGGTACAGGCATCTTGGCTGCCATTATAGTTGGATCTGTCACCTGTGTTGTTTTGATTGTAGCAGTGGTCATACTTCTGTTCACTAGGCGTTCGAGTAGCCGTAACAATTTGTCAAGGAGAAACTTCT CTTCGGTGATCGGTATGAAGATTGATGGTGTAAAAGCATTTTCATTCAAAGAAATGCAATCAGCTACTGGATATTTCAACTGTTCATCTCAAGTAGGCCATGGAGGATATGGCAAGGTCTATAAAGGCATATTGTCTGATAATTCAGTTGTCGCTATCAAACGTGCAGAAGAAGGATCGTTGCAAGGCCAAAAAGAATTCTTGACGGAGATACACCTCTTATCACGAGTTCATCACCGAAATCTAGTTTCGCTAATCGGATATTGTGATGAAGAAGGGGAACAA ATGCTGGTTTACGAGTTTATGTCGAACGGGACTTTGCGGGACTGGATTTCTGGTTGTGAATTTTCTG CCAAAACTGCAGTAAACCTGAACTTTCGTAGGAGGTTACAAATTGCACTGGGTTCAGCTAAAGGTATACTGTATCTCCATACTGAAGCAAATCCTCCTATATATCACCGAGACATAAAATCGAGAAACATCCTCCTCGACGCCAAGCTCACTGCCAAAGTGGCTGATTTCGGACTGTCACGTCTTGCTCCCGATCTCGACTATGAAGGGGACGCTTCTGGACATGTATCTACTGTTGTGAAGGGTACCCCG GGTTACCTCGATCCGGAGTACTTTTTAACCCATAAATTGACCGACAAAAGCGATGTCTATAGCCTCGGCGTTGTGCTCTTGGAGCTCTTAACCGGAATGCATCCTATCTCTCACGGCAAAAACATCGTTCGTGAG GTAAAACTGGCACATCAACTAGGAACAATGCTTTCAATTGTCGACACCAGGTTGGGTTCGGTCTCGGCCGAGTGTCTAGAGAGGTTTGCTGCTTTGGCACTCAGTTGTTGCCATGACAAGCCAGAAGACCGGCCGTCTATGCGTGTTGTAGTGAGGGAGCTGGAGAACATACTGAACATGATGCATGATGATAGTGGCACCTTGTGTTCCAACTTGTCTCCAAGCTCGAGCACCGGACTTCCATCCTCACCGACGTCGACATCAGCATCGGCATCGTACATTGCCCGAGACCAGTTTGCATCGGGAAGCATTTCGGGGAGCGATCTCATCAGTGGCGTTGAGCCAGCCATCAGACCTCGCTGA
- the LOC111782208 gene encoding probable LRR receptor-like serine/threonine-protein kinase At1g06840 — protein sequence MHPISHGKNIVREVKLAHQLGTMLSIVDTRLGSVSAECLERFAALALSCCHDKPEDRPSMRVVVRELENILNMMHDDSGTLCSNLSPSSSTGLPSSPTSTSASASYIARDQFASGSISGSDLISGVEPAIRPR from the exons ATGCATCCTATCTCTCACGGCAAAAACATCGTTCGTGAG GTAAAACTGGCACATCAACTAGGAACAATGCTTTCAATTGTCGACACCAGGTTGGGTTCGGTCTCGGCCGAGTGTCTAGAGAGGTTTGCTGCTTTGGCACTCAGTTGTTGCCATGACAAGCCAGAAGACCGGCCGTCTATGCGTGTTGTAGTGAGGGAGCTGGAGAACATACTGAACATGATGCATGATGATAGTGGCACCTTGTGTTCCAACTTGTCTCCAAGCTCGAGCACCGGACTTCCATCCTCACCGACGTCGACATCAGCATCGGCATCGTACATTGCCCGAGACCAGTTTGCATCGGGAAGCATTTCGGGGAGCGATCTCATCAGTGGCGTTGAGCCAGCCATCAGACCTCGCTGA
- the LOC111781561 gene encoding putative zinc transporter At3g08650, with the protein MAVGYKQVLLFSLLSVLFCGLAIAELEHGNSQKIISAPDRNVGMKVIDGSGTENVFGFEDAKYLLHERKEGSRVSVSTVAVFTLAMAAATGLGAVPFFFVELDPQWAGLCNGMASGVMLAASFDLIQEGQEHGAGNWVVIGILAGGIFIWLCKKFLEQYGEVSMLDIKGADATKVVLVIGIMTLHSFGEGSGVGVSFAGSKGFSQGLLVTLAIAVHNIPEGLAVSMVLASRGVSPQNALLWSVITSLPQPIVAVPSFICADAFNKFLPFCTGFAAGCMIWMVIAEVLPDAFKEASPSQVASAATLSVAFMEALSTLFQSFTHEYNSEDVSGFFVSLLFGVGPLLGGLVLVAFTLAFHLQHALLMGAASGIAFILGAWRPLQLLFSSKMDFIPLVTLLMLGASFIHFSSSSLLKLAGQKRASVNDLPASTNFSVSVHTLQSFLSCGAVAFHALAEGLALGVAAPKAYGFGRHMVLPVSLHGLPRGVAVASCIFGATDSWHGSLMSAALIGFVGPISAIGAILAGIDYSGLDHVMVLACGGLLPSFGSVIKRAMRLDTQKSSSGLVIGLGFSILCLMCTKLVCLHTPYCNSAPEAVR; encoded by the exons ATGGCAGTTGGTTATAAGCAAGTTCTGTTGTTTTCTCTACTGTCCGTATTGTTCTGTGGTCTTGCTATAGCAGAGCTCGAACATGGTAATTCGCAAAAGATTATATCCGCTCCAGATAGAAATGTAGGAATGAAAGTTATTGATGGCTCTGGTACGGAGAATGTGTTTGGTTTTGAGGATGCTAAGTACTTGCTGCATGAGAGAAAAGAAGGGAGCAGAGTATCGGTATCAACTGTTGCGGTATTTACATTGGCCATGGCTGCTGCCACTGGTTTAGGGGCCGTTCCGTTCTTCTTTGTGGAACTTGATCCACAGTGGGCTGGTTTATGCAATGGAATGGCTTCTGGGGTGATGTTGGCTGCTAGCTTTGATCTTATTCAAGAAGGGCAAGAACATGGTGCCGGCAATTGGGTTGTAATTGGGATTCTAGCTGGTggaatttttatttggctttGTAAGAAG TTTCTTGAACAGTATGGAGAAGTGAGTATGTTAGATATAAAAGGTGCGGATGCAACTAAAGTTGTTCTTGTAATTGGGATAATGACTCTTCATTCATTTGGTGAGGGCTCTGGTGTCGGTGTTTCTTTTGCGGGGTCAAAGGGTTTCTCTCAAGGTCTTTTGGTGACTTTAGCTATCGCCGTGCATAACATACCTGAGGGATTAGCTGTGAGTATGGTTCTTGCCTCAAGGGGTGTCTCACCGCAGAATGCCTTGTTATGGAGTGTGATTACGTCGTTACCTCAG CCTATTGTAGCAGTTCCTTCGTTCATATGTGCTGATGCATTTAATAAGTTCCTTCCCTTCTGTACGGGCTTTGCTGCTGGATGTATGATATGGATGGTGATCGCTGAAGTTCTTCCGGATGCATTTAAG GAAGCCTCACCATCACAAGTTGCATCTGCAGCCACACTTTCTGTGGCTTTCATGGAAGCTCTAAGCACATTGTTCCAAAGTTTCACCCATGAATACAA CTCAGAAGATGTTTCTGGCTTCTTTGTTTCCTTACTTTTTGGCGTCGGGCCACTGCTCGGTGGCCTTGTTCTTGTTGCATTCACTCTTGCTTTCCATCTTCAGCATGCCCTCCTCATGGGTGCTGCTTCCGGAATTGCTTTCATCCTCGGTGCCTGGCGACCGTTGCAGCTActcttttcttcaaaaatggATTTCATCCCTCTTGTAACGCTTCTAATGTTAGGCGCTTCGTTCATCCACTTCTCAAGTTCCAGTCTGCTGAAGCTTGCTGGCCAGAAAAGAGCTTCGGTGAATGATTTACCCGCGTCGACCAATTTTTCAGTAAGTGTGCACACCCTTCAGTCTTTCCTATCATGTGGAGCAGTTGCATTTCATGCTTTAGCCGAAGGGCTTGCACTAGGAGTTGCTGCCCCGAAAGCTTATGGATTTGGTCGTCACATGGTTCTCCCTGTTTCTCTGCACGGCCTCCCCCGGGGTGTAGCAGTAGCTAGTTGTATATTTGGAGCAACTGATAGCTGGCATGGATCTCTCATGAGCGCTGCGCTCATTGGATTCGTCGGTCCAATCTCTGCCATTGGAGCAATACTCGCAGGTATCGACTACAGCGGGTTAGATCATGTGATGGTGCTGGCTTGCGGAGGGTTACTTCCAAGCTTTGGAAGTGTAATCAAGAGAGCAATGCGGTTGGATACACAGAAGAGTAGCAGTGGACTTGTGATTGGTCTGGGGTTCtctattttgtgtttgatgtGCACCAAGTTGGTTTGTTTGCACACACCTTACTGCAATTCTGCACCAGAGGCTGTTCGATGA